Sequence from the Terriglobia bacterium genome:
TCGGCGTGAAGCACGTTTTCCGCCTTGAGCTTCTGCATCAGGCGATAGGTGATCAGCTCGTAATCGTCGGGCGTGCGCAGCCATTGCGTGATGCGCTTGAACGCCTCCAGAAAGGCAGTGAAATCCCGGTGTTTGTAGAGCTGCGCCAGGCGCGTGCGATCCACCGGCCCGCCGCCGTGACGGACGATCAGCTCGGCCAGCTCATCCGGGCCGATGGAGCCTTCCAGGTGGAGATGGAGTTCGGCCTTGGGAAGAGAGCGGATGTAGGTCGACGGTTCCCTCGCTCCGATCACGCAAAAACCCGACACAGAGACACTGAGAGAAAAACGATGATCAATATATCTCTGTGCCTCTGTGTCTCTGGGTTCATCGTTCGTTGCTCAGTGCCGAGCGAATTCTGAGTGCCGCCGGCTCCACAGGAAATAGATGCATAAGCCAATTGCCAGCCAGACGAAGAAACGGATCCAGGTGATGACCGTCAGTCCCGTCATCAGGCCGCCGCAAAGCACCACGGAAATCAGCGGGAACAGCGGCACCAGCGGGACGCGGAAGCCGCGCGGACGATCCGGCTGCGTGCGCCGCAGGAAGATCACGCCCAGAGAGACGAGCACGAAGGCAAACAAGGTTCCGATATTGGAGAGATCGGCGGCATCGCCGATGTCCACCACTCCAGCGGGAATGCCGACTGCGAAACCCGCGATCCAGGTGGACCAGTGCGGCGTCTTGAACTTCTTGTGCACGACGGAAAAGATGCGCGGCAGCAGGCCGTCGCGCGACATGGCAAACCAGATGCGCGTCTGGCCGTACTGGAAGACGAGCAGCGACGACAGCATTCCCGTCAGCGCGCCAATGATGATCACCGACTGCCACACACGGCTGGCGCCGAGGTGCTTGAGCGCGTACGCGACCGGCGCTTCGGCGGCCGCGCCCTCGGTGAAAGTTGTGTATTTCATCATGCCCAGCAGCACCAGCGCCACGCCGACGTAAAGGATGGTGCAGACGATGAGCGAGGCGATGATGCCGAAGGGGATGTCCTTCTGCGGCTCCTTGGATTCTTCGGCGGCGGTGGAAACCGAGTCGAAGCCGATATAGGTGAAGAAAATGATGGCGCCGCCGGTGACCACACCGGCAAAACCCGAGGGCATGAACGGATGCCAGTTCGCCGGACGCACCAGCATGCCGCCGACGATGAGGAAGATCACGATGGCCGTGAGCTTGACGGCAACCATGATGTTATTGGTCTCGGCCGACTCACGCACGCCGCGCACCAGCAGGATGGTCAGGACAAACACGACGAGGAATGCGGGCAGGTTGAAGTACGCGCCGGTCCATTTGCCCGAGGCCCAGACGGCGCTCGACCAGTGATCCGGCAAGACAATGCCAAAGGCGGCGAGCTGGGCTTTCAGATATCCGCTGAATCCGACGGCGACCGCGACGTTGCTGACCGCGTATTCCAGAATCAGGTCCCAGCCGATGATCCAGGCGAAGATTTCGCCGAGCGTGGCGTAGGAGTAGGTGTAGGCGCTGCCGGCGATGGGGATCATCGAAGCCAACTCGGCGTAGCACAGCCCGGCGAAGCTGCACGCGACGGCGACCAGGATGAACGAGATCGCGATCGCCGGTCCCGCCGGAGGACGTCCGTGCATGAGCGCGCCCGCACTCGACGCGTGGCGCAGCCAGTTGGCGATCAGGTCGAGCACCTGCGCGTGCAGGATGGAGGGAACCTCGAAGTGTTCGCCCGCGGCGGCTGTTCCGGTGAGCACGAAGATGCCGCTGCCGATGATGGCGCCGATGCCGAGCGCGGTCAGGCTCCACGGGCCCAGCGTTTTCTTGAGCCGGTGTTCGGGCCGCTCGGAGTCGGAGATCAGCTTGTCAATGGACTTACGGGCGAGAAGCTGGGAGCGCGGGTGTGCGCTCGTCTCTGTCGTGGCAGGTGTTTTGAGCAAAAGGATTTCCGCCGTGATTGAGAATTGCGGAATTGCGGAACCGCGGAATCGGGTAATTGGAATCAAGCACAATTACCCGATTACCTGCTTCAACAATTCCCCGATTAACGTTTGCTCTGGCCGCGCACCATCTTTTTTACTTTGCGCTTCTTGGAGCCGCGGGCGTAATCGCGTTTCTTCTTCGGTTTCTCGATCGAGGCCTTCTTACGGGCCGTGCGCTTGATTTTCTTGCGTTCTTCCTTGGACAGTGCTTGCGTATTTGCCATGAGTTCTCGCTAGATTGGATTAGTTCTGTCGCCCGCTGAAGCGGGCTTGATCTCTTGTTCCCTGCGACCCACGGCTTACGCCGTGGGCTACGTTCTGCCGCGCGCTTCGCTTGCTCGAAGCCGGTCCACAACCGCGAAACAGCCACGCTGCATAGCTGAAAGCTGACAGCTCATAATGACGGCTGCGAGCCGATAACTGGCAGCCGGTAGCTTGTTTCACACGCGCTCCAGTTGCGCATACTTCTCGACCAGCTTCTTCAATCCGAATCTTGGGAATTGTACCGTAAGCTTGGCGTCGTCTCCTTCGCCCTCGCGCTTGTACACCGTGCCCTCGCCGTATTTCGGGTGCTTGACGCGCTGGCCGGGACGGAATCCGGTTCTCCCGGTCGGTGCGGCAGCCTCGACCTTCGGTCGAGCGAATTTCTTGCCGCGCGAGGCGAAGAACTCGGCGATGTTGTCAATTGAGTTGTAGGTTGGGTGCGACGACGCATACGACGCCCGCTTCTGCCGGCCGTATCTGGGACGCTGGTCTTCGCTCTCGTAGTCGTAGTGCGAAGAGGCGTCGTCAGAACCCACACGCGAGGGCGCGTGTGCCACACCATTGGTTTCGCTCCAAGCCGAACGGCGCGGCGCGCCCAGGTCGTCCAGCAATTGCTCCGGAATCTCCTCCAGGAAGCGCGAGGGAATGGAGGCCTCCGGCATATCGGTGCCGTAGCGGCGGCGATAACGAGCGCGGCTGAGGATGAGCTGATCCATGGCGCGCGTCATGCCGACGTAGCACAGGCGGCGCTCTTCCTCGATGTCGTCGGGATTAAGGAACGTCCGCGAGTGCGGAAACAGGCCCTCTTCCATGCCGGCGAGGAAGACGAGCGGAAACTCCAGCCCCTTGGCGGAGTGCAGGGTCATAAGCGTGATCTTTGCCGCGGCATCGTACTGGTCCTGGTCGCTGACCAGCGCGGCGTGATCGAGGAATTCCTGGAGCGACTCGCCGCGGTCACGCGAATCCATGGCGGCGTTGACCAGCTCGCGCAGGTTCTCGACGCGGGCCAGCGATTCGGGTGTGTCCTCCTCCTCGAGCTGCTTGATGTAGCCGGTGCGGTCGAGCAGGTACTTGAGCAGTTCGGCGGTGGTGGCGGCGCGCGGCTCTCCGCTGAGGAGGGCGCCAGCAGCAGCAGAGTCTGCGGCTTCGTCAGGCGAAGGCGAGTTGGAGTCCGAATTGCCGGAAGCGGACGCGGCAACATCCAGATTCGCGCCGAAGTCAAAGGAGTCATCCTCTGTCACCTGCGGTGCGGCTTCGGGCGCAGTGCGGTCTTCGAGCTCGCTGGGGCTCTCGTCAACCGAGTCGCCGAGCCACTCGGCATAATTGCCGGAGAGCACAGCGCGTCCGCCTTCGACGATGTCGCGGAAATTCTTTAGCGAGGCGACGGCGCGCGGCGGGACCAAGCAACCATTGACCACGCTCTCAATCGCGCCCCAGAGCGAGGTGCCGGTTTCGAGCGCAATGCGCTCCAGCGTGTCCAGCGTAGTTCGTCCGATACCGCGCGCGGGCGTATTGATGACGCGCATAAGCGCGATGGTGTCGTCGGCATTCTGCACCACCTTGAGATACGAGATCATGTCCTTGATCTCGGCGCGCTCGTAGAACGAGAAGCCCCCGACCACGTGGTAGGGCAACTGGTAGCGGCGCATCGCCTCTTCAAACAGGCGCGACTGCGCGTTGGTGCGGTAGAGCACGGCGGCGCGGGCGCGGGCTTCATCCATGCCGTCCTGCGCCGCTTGCCGCAGGTACTTGGAGAACAAGTCGGCGGCGAAGAGCGCTTCGTTCTCGCCGTCGGGCGCCTCGTAACAGCCGATGCGATTGCCGCCCTGGCGCGAGGTCCACAGGTTCTTGCCCTTGCGCTTGACGTTGTTGGCGACCACGGCGGAGGCGGCGCTCAGGATGTTTTGGGTGGAGCGGTAGTTCTGCTCCAGGCGGATGATTTTGGCATCGGGAAAATCTTTTTCGAACTCGAGGATGTTGCGGATGTCGGCGCCGCGCCAGGAGTAGATGGACTGGTCCTCGTCGCCAACGGCGCAAACGTTGTGGCGCTCGCCGGCCAGCAGCCGCATGAGCTCGTACTGCGGGCGGTTGGTGTCCTGGTACTCGTCAATCAGGATGTACTGAAAGCGGCGGTTCCAGTAATGGCGCACCGGTTCGGCGACCTTCAGCAGGCGCACGGTCTCCAGCAGCAGGTCGTCGAAATCCATGGCGTTGGCCTTGCGCAGCTCCTGGCGGTAGATCTGGTAGACATGCGCGACTTGCTCGGATTTCAGGTCGGAGGATTGCAGGAAAGTTTCCTGCGGATCGAGCATGTGGTTCTTGGCCCAGGAAATGCGCGCCAGCACGGAACGCGGCGTGAGTTGCTTGTCGTCGAGGCCGAGACGCCGGATGGCCTGCTTGACCAGCGCTTGCTGGTCGGCTTCGTCGTAGATAGCGAAATCCTTGCGGTAGCCAACGTTGTTGACGCGCAGGACCTCGATGTCGCGGCGCAACATGCGCACGCACATGGAGTGGAAGGTGGAAATCCAGGGCTTGGCGAAGCTGCGGCCGCCGAGCAGGTGCTCGACGCGCTCCGCCATTTCGGAAGCGGCTTTGTTGGTGAAGGTGACCGCCAGGATGGCCTCGGGCTGCACTCCCAGGTGCTCGATCACGTGCGCGATGCGGTAGGTGATGACGCGGGTCTTGCCCGAGCCGGCGCCGGCGAGGATGAGGATGGGCCCGTCGGCGGTTTCGACCGCTTCGCGCTGCTGGGGATTGAGCTCGTCCAGGAACGTCACTGTCACCAGTTTACCGCGAGGGAGGGCCCCCAATCGTAAGCCGCTTGTGCAATTCGCCAAGCCACCAAAGCATCCCGAGAAAGATCGGGATCAAAGCAAGACGTGGCCAACCAGGACGGATCCAATTGGAGTGGAAGGGATCAAAGATGAGCAAAACTGCTATCCCGATGACCGCTGCGACAGTCAACAGAAAGACGATTAATCGTTTGTCGAAAAGCTGCGGAATGGCCAGTGGGCGCGGTATTCCAGCAGCATCGACCATAACAAGTCCGTAGAAATCCTCTTTCTGCAGAGCAGAAAGCGCATCCTCCCAAGCAGCCTTTTCAGGAGCACTCTTGCAGGCGTTCCGGTACGCTTTTTTCAAGAGAGACGCGATTTTCTTCTCGTACCCCTCCGAATCGTACTCAGAGTCGAATTTCTCGTTTGCTTCCAAGTCAGCTTCGCCGGATGTTTCCGAGAACAGAAACATGCGGCGTTCGATATCTGAGAGCTTCACACCGTCCCGCTGCGCTTGCGAATTGCTTTGCGGAGTCGGACGTTTGGGATGCGACTTCCATTTAGCACTCAGTGCGGCACGGTGCGGGTTACACCCGCACCCGGCGGTTTCATCTCGCGTCGCAGGCTGGAGCACTCGCGGCAGGGGCAGAACTCGCGCAGGAAATCCCAGGAAAAGATGCCGTGCTCGTGGCCGTCGCTCCAGGTGAAGCGGATAGCGTACTTGCCGACGCCTTCGGCCACGGTGGGCTTCGGAGGCGGCGTGAACATGGGCAGGGCGCCGGGCGCGGGCTTGGGACGCTCGCCGGGTTCGCGATTTTCCTTAACGCGCAGCTCGTTGCAGAGGGCGCAAGGACAGGCGTCGCGCAGATATTGGAACGAGTAGGAGCTCTTGTGCCCGTCCATCCACTCGATGTCCATACCGGTGCCGTCCTTCAGGTGGACTTTGACCGACTTGGGGGCGGGCTGCGTAACGACAGGCATGGAGTTAGTATCGCATAGTCGGTAAATTACATTTGACGCCATTTCGCGCAGGCGCGCGTCTGTGGAGAAGCCAGGGGCAAGGCCGTGCTACTTTCGCGCGGGCAAGCTGGTGCGCTATCGGCGCGCCGATGGGGACCGATCGACGGCCCGCTGCAGACGGCGCGGCCACAGCCGTGAGTTGCAGCAAGGCCACTGTACCGCGCCGCGCCGCCGGCTAATGGAATCGCCTTCAGTTTCTTAATTCTCCCTTTTTTTGACCCCAATTCGCGCAGGCGCGTATAGTCGGCCCCGCAATGAAAGACGAAGGATCCAAGGAAAAAGAACTTCGGGAAGTCATGCGATCTGAGCGCAGCCGCGGTGCGCGGCACGCGTCGGTCGCAGCCCAGAGAGATCGCGACGTCTTACGCCGGATGAAGGCGCTACTCGAACTCGACAACGAGCGGGAGTTCGTTTCAGTGTTGAAAAATGAATTTGGAATTATCGAGACTTCGCTGAACTTCGCTGCGATTTTGCAGGCTTGGCGTGCGAGGCGGTGAGCTTGTCCACGCGCTCGCAGAACGAGTCGATCCGGCGGTTCTGTTCTTCCTCGGAGAACTGCTCGAGATGTTCAAACACGAGGTCGGTGATCTTCCGCGCCGCTTGCTTGGCAGTCAATTTCGGCGGTCGTTTGGGTGCAGTCGCCATGGAGTCGCTCGAACGAATTGTACACCTGGATCATTAGATGCCTCAGCGGTTGTCAGGTCGCGGCAGCTCCTGTAAAATCTATGTTTTGCCCCACTGGGAATGGAAGGATTCTGAGCAGTCATGGCACAAGTCTGTGATGTCTGCGGCAAGGGACCGCAGTTCGGCAACAATATCAGCCACGCCCACAACGTCACCAGGCGGCGCTGGAACGTCAACCTGCGCCCGGTACGCGCCAAGGTGAAGGGCGCGACCAAGAAACTGCGGGTGTGCGCGTCGTGTTTGCGCAGCGGGAAAGTTGTGAAAGCGTAGCAAGCTCTTAGCTTTTAGCGATCCACGCTCTGGGCGCTGCTAACATTCTGAGGACGATCAGCCGGCCGAAGTGGCCGGTTTTGTTTAGTCCGTCGGAACCGGCCAACTTCTACAGCACGGCAATCACATCAATTTCCACCAGCACATCCTTGGGCAGTCGCGCCGCCTCGACGGTGGAGCGCGCCGGCGGCTGCTGGCTGAAGAACTTCCCGTAAACCTCATTCATCGCCGCGAAATCGTACATGGATTTCAGGAAAACCGTCGTCTTCACCACTTGCTCCAGGTTGCTGCCCGCTTCCCCGAGCACGGCGGAGAGGTTTTTCAGCACGCGCTCAGTCTGGGCGGCGATATCGCCCTCGATCAGTTGGTTAGTGGCGGGATCGAGCGCGATCTGGCCGGAGCAGAAAATCATTCCATTGGCGCGGATGGCTTGCGAGTAGGGGCCGATGGCTTTGGGGGCATTCGCGGTGGCGATGACTTGGCGCATGATTTCTCCCTCGGTGTTGGTTGGTGTTTAGTCCTCGGCCTGCCATTCCCGGGCGCGGCGCGGTAGCAGTTTTGCCCTTTCAAGGGCTCGTCGAGCCAATGAATCGCGCGCCAGACGGCGGATTGTAGCAGCAGTCCGACGACGCGGTGAGGGCCATAATTACCGCGGTCGATTCCCGAATGCGGTCCGAAGTGCAATAATTTGCAACCGCTTTGGTGCAAATATCCCTTGGTGCATGAGGGCCAATGGGTGCATGATTCCGAATAGGAAAGTCCCCCGAGCCTCAGCGGGAGCGTTCATGGCCTATTCGCACTCGCGGCTACACCGGACGCTGGCATTGGTCCGCATCCTAACGGGCGTGCTGTTCCTGTTCCTCGGCGCGCACAAGATATCCTCCTGGGAATTCGCCAAGGTTGAATTCCCGCAATTCGTGTGGGATGCGACCCATGGCGCTGCCGTCGGCTTCTATGCCACTTTCCTCAATAACGCGTTCGAGAGTCATCCGTCGGGGATGGCGTTCCTGATTGGGCTGACGGAACTATTTATCGGTGTAGGACTGGTACTGGGGCTAGCCGTGCGCCCCATCTCGGTGCTCGGGATGGTGTACATGCTGAATCTCATCCTGGCGACGTGGATGGCGCCCGGCTCGAACGTCGACCTGTGGCGCTACCTGGACAACGAGTCCAAGCTAATCACGATGTTCTTTCTCTTTCTGCTGTTCGGCATCGGGCACGCGGGCGAGTCCTTTGGGCTCGGGGCGCTATATCACCGCCGCCGGCGCCTGAAGTGGGCGGCGGCGGAAGCAGGCCAGGAGGAATCCGCCGACGATCGCAAGTACGATAAGATTGACCAGCGGTACGGGACGGATGAGGAACATGCCGCCCGCGGCCGGGAGCTGGGCAGCCATTCCATGCACTCCCGTCTAATGCCCTGAGCTTCGTACACCGTTCGCCCGCGCAACCCCGCTTCTGTGGCTGCTATAATCAAATCAGTTCTAATGAAAGCTCCGCGTGCAGTAGCCGAAGCTCATTTCCCGAAAATCCGCTCTACCACTGTGCTGGCTGTACGCAAGGACGGCAAGGTGGTCATGGCTGGAGATGGCCAGGTCACCCTCGGCGAGGGCGTGGTCAAGCATACGGCGCGCAAGATCCGGCGGCTTTACCAG
This genomic interval carries:
- a CDS encoding amino acid permease yields the protein MLKTPATTETSAHPRSQLLARKSIDKLISDSERPEHRLKKTLGPWSLTALGIGAIIGSGIFVLTGTAAAGEHFEVPSILHAQVLDLIANWLRHASSAGALMHGRPPAGPAIAISFILVAVACSFAGLCYAELASMIPIAGSAYTYSYATLGEIFAWIIGWDLILEYAVSNVAVAVGFSGYLKAQLAAFGIVLPDHWSSAVWASGKWTGAYFNLPAFLVVFVLTILLVRGVRESAETNNIMVAVKLTAIVIFLIVGGMLVRPANWHPFMPSGFAGVVTGGAIIFFTYIGFDSVSTAAEESKEPQKDIPFGIIASLIVCTILYVGVALVLLGMMKYTTFTEGAAAEAPVAYALKHLGASRVWQSVIIIGALTGMLSSLLVFQYGQTRIWFAMSRDGLLPRIFSVVHKKFKTPHWSTWIAGFAVGIPAGVVDIGDAADLSNIGTLFAFVLVSLGVIFLRRTQPDRPRGFRVPLVPLFPLISVVLCGGLMTGLTVITWIRFFVWLAIGLCIYFLWSRRHSEFARH
- a CDS encoding UvrD-helicase domain-containing protein is translated as MTFLDELNPQQREAVETADGPILILAGAGSGKTRVITYRIAHVIEHLGVQPEAILAVTFTNKAASEMAERVEHLLGGRSFAKPWISTFHSMCVRMLRRDIEVLRVNNVGYRKDFAIYDEADQQALVKQAIRRLGLDDKQLTPRSVLARISWAKNHMLDPQETFLQSSDLKSEQVAHVYQIYRQELRKANAMDFDDLLLETVRLLKVAEPVRHYWNRRFQYILIDEYQDTNRPQYELMRLLAGERHNVCAVGDEDQSIYSWRGADIRNILEFEKDFPDAKIIRLEQNYRSTQNILSAASAVVANNVKRKGKNLWTSRQGGNRIGCYEAPDGENEALFAADLFSKYLRQAAQDGMDEARARAAVLYRTNAQSRLFEEAMRRYQLPYHVVGGFSFYERAEIKDMISYLKVVQNADDTIALMRVINTPARGIGRTTLDTLERIALETGTSLWGAIESVVNGCLVPPRAVASLKNFRDIVEGGRAVLSGNYAEWLGDSVDESPSELEDRTAPEAAPQVTEDDSFDFGANLDVAASASGNSDSNSPSPDEAADSAAAGALLSGEPRAATTAELLKYLLDRTGYIKQLEEEDTPESLARVENLRELVNAAMDSRDRGESLQEFLDHAALVSDQDQYDAAAKITLMTLHSAKGLEFPLVFLAGMEEGLFPHSRTFLNPDDIEEERRLCYVGMTRAMDQLILSRARYRRRYGTDMPEASIPSRFLEEIPEQLLDDLGAPRRSAWSETNGVAHAPSRVGSDDASSHYDYESEDQRPRYGRQKRASYASSHPTYNSIDNIAEFFASRGKKFARPKVEAAAPTGRTGFRPGQRVKHPKYGEGTVYKREGEGDDAKLTVQFPRFGLKKLVEKYAQLERV
- a CDS encoding DUF971 domain-containing protein translates to MASNVIYRLCDTNSMPVVTQPAPKSVKVHLKDGTGMDIEWMDGHKSSYSFQYLRDACPCALCNELRVKENREPGERPKPAPGALPMFTPPPKPTVAEGVGKYAIRFTWSDGHEHGIFSWDFLREFCPCRECSSLRREMKPPGAGVTRTVPH
- the rpmB gene encoding 50S ribosomal protein L28 is translated as MAQVCDVCGKGPQFGNNISHAHNVTRRRWNVNLRPVRAKVKGATKKLRVCASCLRSGKVVKA
- a CDS encoding RidA family protein produces the protein MRQVIATANAPKAIGPYSQAIRANGMIFCSGQIALDPATNQLIEGDIAAQTERVLKNLSAVLGEAGSNLEQVVKTTVFLKSMYDFAAMNEVYGKFFSQQPPARSTVEAARLPKDVLVEIDVIAVL
- a CDS encoding DoxX family protein, with product MAYSHSRLHRTLALVRILTGVLFLFLGAHKISSWEFAKVEFPQFVWDATHGAAVGFYATFLNNAFESHPSGMAFLIGLTELFIGVGLVLGLAVRPISVLGMVYMLNLILATWMAPGSNVDLWRYLDNESKLITMFFLFLLFGIGHAGESFGLGALYHRRRRLKWAAAEAGQEESADDRKYDKIDQRYGTDEEHAARGRELGSHSMHSRLMP